A single genomic interval of Natator depressus isolate rNatDep1 chromosome 16, rNatDep2.hap1, whole genome shotgun sequence harbors:
- the ADAMTS13 gene encoding A disintegrin and metalloproteinase with thrombospondin motifs 13 translates to MTVNSIFLAFAMIPLAFCGPAAFQEKFLEALDPEDVFSYFGTSAVLDVPEFVIAQPACLCEEDQVEPKSCKGQRCSLRAWGELYTFEFLEEHIFLSSSFVSDRKLNSSVSLLKQFPGTCFARGQLLHPPGAECRVTYCEGQLQGAIIMNKEKIHIRPVRSKHLNVLEDPSLPTPHIIFRAAGRGTRTIGERKSPPRLWKRAEGSIMHLELLVVVGPDVYQFHTEDTERYILTNLNIGAELLRDASLGAQLRVHLMRMMVLTEPEVGMNITMNITSSLVSVCEWSKKVNPQNDSDPQHADLVLYVTRFDLELPDGNKQLRGVTQLGGACSSSWSCVITEDTGFDLGVTIAHEIGHSFGIHHDGEGNRCSGSGNIMGSEGSHNSVDLVWSECSREQFLAFLRTGQASCLNDLPDLEGSIPGWKPGLYYGADEQCKIAFGSAATACTFARNDIDMCRVLSCHTHRADQTSCTRLLFPLLDGTECGINKWCSKGRCSSLEELNPGAAVHGQWSSWSPLTACSRSCGGGVITRRRLCNNPRPAFGGQECRGADLQAEMCNTQACLSSQLEFMAEQCAATNVKPLYLIPEVPSFYKWTSATGYAKGDTLCKHMCKAEEKNFMVSRGVSFTDGTRCEQSNRRAKGAFDLCVMGSCRVFGCDSRMDSGMVTDSCKVCGGDNATCTRVSGSYTEGKAKEYVTFLALPHKATLVYVTNRKPLFTHLAVKVQGRYVVAGKERISLNITYPSVIEDSQIKYRVLLTEDNLPSLEEVHVDGPTQEDIEIQVYRKYGKEYGDVTNPDITFRYFIPKEKQTHVWIPQFRTCSVSCGEGVLLVNHSCFDQTRNEITDDQQCSETPQPPSRQEPCAMAPCPGSWVAGDFGPCSATCGGGAMERLVRCMKREGGLILTLPDSKCMDAPKPASTKACSTEPCPIRWKESEPGKCSAICGVGVMQQNVTCVQILDGLETTVDDSLCLAEEKPLAFVPCVVNICPLGWNTDNSPSQEELVPFGSLQKENHLVHVWSPLLGECTVTCGGGVAQLRYVCVAFETKEETQEKHCNQVPKPASRLESCNPMLCPPSWEVKELAACPVSCGGGRIPLSLRCVRQEGNRTRPLPHSKCGRMPRPARTKECGTDLCPARWHYKMDSCSVSCGGGVVRRVLYCARETGDKVEEIVSDAQCHGLPRPEEQELCNLEPCPPRWKVAATGSCSSSCGLGIATQLITCVQLRQGLETELEESLCPEAEKPLSSIPCIIRMCSYEWGFSEWTECSASCGNGIQMRQDFCLNPKTHEHVNPVFCMRSPKPITVRGCSAGPCPEQPVVDGSSVSEHQIPTSATNPITTAATTYSERPEYKALDRPPTRVLAPSPKRPVELSAGEEDTAEEYSVCGRLFLNSTGVINMTGLQVSDCTVSIGRPLGEVVTVQVLESSLNCSAGEIVLFSGRRMWWTGCKKLTASSINSRTNTLMVRQRLLLPGNGVVLQYNSKAAAKKYHQDCDVQLFGPWGEIVNPGQLPDPKQQVACRTFINVAPRYRIAIHALYMDLETENNQTHSNYILIRDVNAMKTTVFRGKQMFFWESTGSRAEIEFHEGFTEDHVSFRAVYWVREPR, encoded by the exons ATGACCGTCAATTCAATTTTCCTAGCTTTTGCGATGATCCCTCTGGCATTCTGCGGGCCAGCAGCTTTCCAAGAG AAATTTCTTGAGGCATTGGATCCAGAAGACGTTTTTTCTTATTTTGGCACCAGTGCAGTCCTTGATG TACCGGAATTTGTTATTGCTCAGCCAGCTTGTCTCTGTGAAGAGGACCAAGTTGAACCAAAATCTTGTAAAGGTCAACGCTGCTCCCTTAGGGCCTGGGGAGAACTCTACACCTTTGAATTCCTGGAGGAGCAcatctttctttcctcttccttcgTGAGCGATCGAAAGCTGAACTCCTCTGTTAGTTTACTAAAGCAATTCCCAGGCACCTGCTTTGCCCGTGGACAACTACTGCACCCTCCAGGGGCTGAATGTAGAGTCACTTACTGCGAAGGGCAGCTG CAAGGGGCCATCATCATGAACAAGGAAAAGATTCACATCAGACCTGTGAGAAGCAAACACCTGAATGTGCTGGAAGACCCCAGCCTTCCCACACCCCACATCATCttcagagctgcagggagagggacaaGGACGATAGGAG AAAGAAAGTCTCCTCCTCGTCTCTGGAAAAGGGCAGAGGGGAGCATCATGCACCTGGAGCTGCTGGTGGTAGTGGGCCCTGATGTTTATCAGTTCCACACAGAGGACACCGAGAGGTACATCCTTACCAACCTGAACATC GGTGCAGAGCTGCTGAGAGATGCCTCGCTGGGAGCTCAGCTCAGGGTTCACCTGATGAGAATGATGGTCCTGACAGAACCAGAG GTGGGTATGAACATCACCATGAATATCACCTCCTCGCTGGTCAGTGTCTGTGAGTGGAGCAAGAAGGTCAATCCCCAGAATGATTCAGATCCCCAGCATGCCGACCTTGTCCTGTATGTGACCAG GTTTGACCTGGAGCTACCTGATGGAAACAAGCAATTGCGTGGAGTCACCCAGCTGGGGGgagcctgctcctcctcctggagctgcgTTATCACCGAGGACACTGGCTTCGACTTGGGAGTCACCATAGCCCACGAGATCGGGCACAG TTTTGGAATCCATCACGACGGTGAAGGAAACCGGTGCAGTGGGAGTGGCAACATCATGGGTTCCGAGGGCAGCCACAACAGCGTGGACCTGGTCTGGTCGGAGTGCAGCAGAGAGCAGTTCCTTGCCTTTCTCAG GACAGGCCAAGCAAGCTGCTTGAACGACCTGCCGGACCTGGAGGGCAGCATCCCCGGGTGGAAGCCTGGCTTGTATTACGGCGCAGACGAGCAGTGTAAAATAGCCTTTGGGAGCGCAGCCACGGCGTGCACCTTTGCCAGGAATGACATT gacATGTGCAGAGTTCTCTCTTGCCACACCCATCGGGCCGACCAGACCAGCTGTACTCGCCTTCTTTTTCCCCTTCTGGATGGGACCGAGTGTGGGATCAATAAG TGGTGCTCCAAGGGACGCTGTAGCTCTCTGGAAGAGCTGAACCCCGGGGCAGCGGTGCATGGGCAGTGGTCCAGCTGGAGCCCCCTCACCGCTTGCTCCCGCAGCTGCGGAGGAGGAGTTATAACGAGAAGACGACTCTGTAACAACCCCAG GCCTGCTTTCGGGGGTCAGGAGTGCAGGGGAGCAGACCTCCAGGCTGAGATGTGCAATACCCAG GCCTGTTTGAGCTCCCAGTTGGAGTTTATGGCTGAACAGTGCGCAGCGACAAATGTAAAGCCGCTGTATCTCATTCCAGAAGTCCCATCTTTTTATAAGTGGACGTCAGCTACTGGTTATGCCAAAG GGGATACCCTGTGCAAACACATgtgcaaggcagaggagaagaatTTCATGGTGAGCCGCGGGGTCAGTTTCACAGATGGAACCAGGTGTGAGCAGAGCAACCGCAGAGCCAAAGGGGCTTTCGATCTGTGCGTGATGGGCAGCTGCAGG GTGTTCGGCTGTGACAGCAGGATGGACTCTGGGATGGTGACGGACTCCTGCAAGGTGTGCGGTGGAGACAACGCCACGTGCACCAGAGTGAGCGGCTCTTACACAGAAGGAAAAGCCAAAG AGTATGTTACGTTTCTAGCCCTGCCTCACAAGGCCACCCTCGTCTACGTTACCAATCGCAAACCTCTCTTCACACATTTGG CTGTGAAGGTCCAAGGTCGGTATGTggtggctgggaaggagagaaTCTCCTTGAACATCACCTATCCGTCAGTAATAGAGGACAGCCAGATCAAATACAGGGTGTTACTTACTGAGGACAACCTGCCAAGCCTGGAGGAAGTCCATGTCGATGGACCAACCCAAGAGGACATTGAGATTCAG GTTTATAGGAAGTATGGGAAGGAATATGGAGATGTCACCAACCCAGACATCACCTTCAGGTACTTTATACCAAAGGAGAAACAGACACATGTGTGGATTCCTCAGTTCAGGACCTGCTCGGtgagctgtggggaag GGGTGCTACTGGTCAATCACTCTTGCTTTGATCAGACCAGGAATGAAATAACAGATGATCAGCAGTGCTCAGAGACTCCACAGCCCCCTTCAAGGCAGGAGCCCTGTGCCATGGCGCCATGCCCAGGCAG CTGGGTGGCAGGGGACTTCGGCCCCTGCAGTGCCACATGTGGGGGTGGAGCGATGGAGCGGCTGGTTCGCTGTATGAAGAGAGAAGGGGGCTTGATCCTGACTCTTCCTGATTCCAAATGCATGGATGCTCCCAAACCTGCCTCCACCAAGGCATGTAGCACTGAGCCGTGTCCCATAAG ATGGAAGGAATCTGAGCCGGGCAAATGCTCTGCCATCTGTGGGGTTGGAGTCATGCAGCAGAACGTGACCTGTGTACAGATTCTTGATGGACTGGAGACCACAGTAGACGACAGCCTGTGCTTGGCGGAAGAGAAACCTCTAGCTTTTGTGCCATGTGTGGTTAATATCTGTCCTCTAGGCTGGAACACA GACAATTCGCCCTCACAGGAAGAGCTGGTGCCATTTGGGAGTCTCCAGAAGGAAAATCACTTGGTGCATGTCTGGAGCCCTCTCCTTGGCGAATGCACCGTGACCTGTGGTGGAG GTGTGGCCCAGCTTCGCTATGTGTGTGTGGCTTTCGAGACCAAAGAAGAAACCCAAGAGAAACATTGCAATCAAGTGCCAAAGCCAGCGAGCAGGCTGGAAAGCTGCAATCCCATGCTGTGCCCACCAAG TTGGGAGGTGAAGGAGCTGGCTGCATGTCCAGTGAGCTGTGGAGGAGGGAGAATACCACTCTCTCTTCGCTGTGTAAGACAAGAAGGAAATAGAACCCGTCCTCTTCCTCATTCCAAATGTGGTAGGATGCCCAGGCCAGCCAGAACCAAGGAGTGTGGCACTGATCTGTGCCCAGCAAG GTGGCATTACAAAATGGACTCGTGCAGCGTAAGCTGCGGAGGAGGTGTGGTGCGCAGGGTCCTGTACTGTGCGAGGGAGACAGGGGACAAGGTGGAAGAGATTGTATCAGACGCACAGTGTCATGGTTTGCCTCGCCCAGAGGAGCAGGAGCTGTGTAATCTGGAGCCGTGCCCGCCAAG ATGGAAAGTAGCAGCAACTGGTTCGTGTTCCTCCTCTTGTGGGCTCGGCATAGCCACGCAATTGATCACCTGTGTCCAGCTCCGCCAAGGCCTAGAGACCGAGCTGGAAGAGAGTTTGTGTCCGGAGGCAGAGAAACCCCTCTCCAGCATCCCCTGTATCATCAGAATGTGCTCCTATGAGTGGGGTTTCAGTGAATGGACAGAG TGCTCGGCGTCGTGTGGGAACGGCATTCAGATGCGGCAGGATTTCTGCCTCAATCCGAAAACCCATGAGCACGTGAACCCCGTCTTCTGCATGCGCTCCCCCAAGCCCATCACGGTGCGTGGCTGCTCTGCCGGCCCCTGTCCTGAGCAGCCTGTGGTGGATGGATCCTCGGTATCAGAACACCAGATACCAACTTCAGCTACGAACCCGATAACGACAGCAGCCACCACTTATTCCGAGAGGCCAGAATACAAAGCCCTGGATCGTCCTCCAACCAGGGTGCTGGCTCCTTCACCCAAACGCCCCGTGGAGCTTTCAGCGGGGGAGGAGGACACTGCTGAAGAGTACA GTGTCTGTGGGAGGCTCTTCCTCAACTCCACCGGGGTCATCAACATGACTGGCCTGCAGGTCAGTGACTGCACGGTTTCCATCGGACGCCCCTTGGGGGAAGTGGTAACAGTCCAGGTGCTGGAGAGCTCCCTAAACTGCAGTGCAG GGGAGATAGTGCTGTTTTCTGGACGGAGGATGTGGTGGACAGGCTGTAAGAAGCTGACGGCGTCATCCATAAACTCCAGGACCAACACATTGATGGTGaggcagcgcctcctgctgccAGGGAATGGTGTAGTTCTTCAGTACAACAGCAAAGCAGCGGCAAAAAAATATCACCAAG ACTGTGATGTGCAGCTGTTTGGACCCTGGGGTGAAATAGTGAATCCCGGACAGTTGCCAGACCCAAAACAACAAGTGGCATGTCGGACCTTTATCAACGTGGCTCCACGGTATCGAATAGCCATCCATGCCCTCTACATGGACCTGGAGACTGAAAACAATCAAACACACTCCAATTACATCTTG ATACGCGATGTGAATGCCATGAAGACAACAGTGTTTCGTGGGAAACAGATGTTCTTCTGGGAATCGACGGGTAGCCGGGCTGAAATTGAATTTCATGAAGGCTTTACAGAAGATCATGTCAGCTTCCGAGCAGTGTACTGGGTCAGAGAGCCCAGATAA